Sequence from the Fusarium oxysporum Fo47 chromosome VI, complete sequence genome:
CATGCACAAGATAACAATGGTATCAGAGCCAAGATAATATCATGAATCCGAGGTGGAATTGGGTCCCAATAATATTACCAATGTGAATCTAAAGGGAAGACAATGAACAAGAAAAGCTACACTGTACCTAGTAGATATCTTCCTAAGTACTTATAGTACGCACTGCGTCTAACTTACTAaagtaggtaggtagctCGTAGAGACATTTGTTCGATATGTGGTCTATACGTCGATTACGTGACACAGGCCGAGTCGGGAAATCGGCCAGAAATTGCACCGACTTGCGGAAGGCGATCGTGTGCCCACCGATTCTCCGAGCCGTTCCGGGGATAAGCTATCCGGGAATTTTCATCTCGGACGTCATCAATGACTCCGGAGATGGGGCCAGAGGATTATTGCATTTCGCCCTTGTCTTTCCCTTCATCTCCCCCCCTCCATGTCCTCATCCAGTCACTTGTAGCTACATCACACTCATTGCCCATGGTGCTCGACTGTTGATCATCACCGATCCCCCCCAGCATGTTGCGCAACGCCATGCAAGGCCACTCAGCGCGCGCCACCATGCGCTGCCGACACAGAACGCTCGCACCATCGTTGCGAAGATTACAATCAGGTGGTCCTTTCCAGGCCATGCGGCCGCCGTCGCCAGAGGAGCTTGGTGCCCCCCGGCGGGCGAAGGAATACAGACGGGGACGGCGGTGGGCGCGGCGCTTGCTCTTGACATGCGTCTTGGGAGGTACTATTTATCTCGGCGATCGTCAGATATACGCATCTGGTTTTGGCCGCTCTCTACATACTTTCGGAACCGGCTTGCTCGTAGCCTTCGACTACAAGCTGAATTTTCGACCCCAGCCTATTACTGGCGGGACGGTGCAGGACTTGCATAATCGGAATGCCGAGCGGCTGTTCAACCTTCTCCGTTCCAATGGTGGACTTTATCTCAAGATCGGACAAGCCATTGCAATGCAGAGTGCCGTACTGCCCCCCGAATTCCAAAAGATGTTCAGCCGCATGTTTGACGACGCACCGCAAGACGATTGGAGTGACATCGAAGCAGTGATAAGACAAGATTTTGGAAAAAGTGTCGAAGAGGTCTTTGGCGTCAGCTTCACAGGAAAGGAGGGATTGGGATTGATGGAGCGCAAGGCTCGAGCGAGTGCAAGTGTTGCTCAAGTCCATTGGGCCAGACTTGCGGATGGTCGCGAAGTCGCTATCAAAATACAGAAACGGGAGATTGCCAAGCAAATATCATGGGATCTATGGGCCTTCAAGTAAGCCCGAAAAATGCAGCTAACTCCCGCGTACTTACTGATGCAAAACAGGACCGTCGCATGGATCTATTCCAAGTGGTTTGACCTCCCACTGTATAAACTAGTCCCTTTCATCACGGAGCGACTCGAGCTAGAGACTGATTTCGTCAATGAGGCCAAAAATTCAGAAAAAATGCGAGAGCTTGTTAATGCAGAGAAAGCCTTGAAAGGGAGGGTATACATTCCTACAGTTTATCCCGAATTTACGACAAAGCGAGTTCTCGTGACCGAGTGGATCGAGGGTGTGAGGCTTTGGGATAAGAAAGCCATAACATCGAGATGGCTTGGAGGGCATGGCAATGGATCTCCTGGCGCTGGTCGCCCACTCCCGCAAATTGATCTTGAGGCTGCACGTATTGAGCTTCGGACAAGGCCATTTCAAGAGAACCTCAAGCCAGAACGTCAGGAATTATGGCGAGGCCGACGAGGTCGTGGGGGACTTGGTCTGTCAACGCGAGAAGTCATGACGACCATGGTGGACCTCTTTTCCGCACAGATTTTCAAGTGGGGTGTTGTTCACTGTGATCCGCACCCTGGCAACATCTTTATCAGACGTTTGCCCAATGGGCGAGCAGAGCTTGTGCTTATTGACCATGGCCTCTATGTGTACATGTCATCCAAGTTCAGAAATGAATACGCCACCTTCTGGAAAGCGCTCATGACATTCGACAATAAAACAATATCACAGGTGACAGAAGCATGGGGGATCAAGGCGGCGGATCTCTTCGCGAGCGCAACATTACTGCGGCCGTACGAGGGTGGAGATAAGCGCACGCATAATGGGATAATGAAAGAGCTCGAAGGCAATACGCCGGCTGAGCGGCATTACGCGATGCAGAAGCGAATGAAGCAGGGCATTCGAGAGATCCTGACAGATGAAGATAAGTGGCCACAAGAACTGATTTTCATCGGTCGCAATATGCGGATCGTACAAGGCAACAACCAGTATCTCGGATCACCAGTCAACCGCGTCAAGATGATGGGCGAGTGGGCGAGCCGAAGTCTATTCGAGGACCCCCAGTTGCCACTGAGCCAACGTCTTCAGAATCGCTGGCGCCATATCATCTTCAAGACTGTCATGGTAGCCTCTGATGTGGCCTTCTACGTCTTTAAGCTGCGCCAGTGGTTGGGTCTTGGAGGGGGAATGGAGGATGAAATGGAAAAAAGAATGAAGGATGTCGCACAAGACTTTGGCATCGAGCTTCAGCATGATGTTTTTGAAGGCTGAGCCAGTGCCACTGCAACAGGTCTGGTGGAAATCTACACTACTCTGTACACAACAACTTATGACGAATTCCCCTTTTATGTAACAAGAATATGTACAATTCATATAGATAGACGACGATAGGCACTGCCTGGTATTTATTTCATCATGAGCTTGCCTAAGTCAACAGATAGAACCctctcaagatcagcaaaCGAGTTCGATAGCATTCAGACCCTTGGACTCGAATGCATTGGTATAGAAACTGTATGGAAGCGATGCAAAAATATCCCGTTGCATGTTACCTTTATCTTCTATATATTATTTGGTCCAGCCAGGCGGTGATTCGCGTAAACGCAGGAGGCAGTCACATATTATTATTGACTTTTTCGGGAATGAATGCTTACTACTAGATACATGGACTGGTCATGACTGCCCGTGTTATAAGGTAGGTCACCAGACATGAACCTCTGATAGTGGCATGTTAAGTTGAAGAATGATTTGTAACAGTCGATCCTGGCTAAGGAGACATTTGAGGGGAGGAGTACTAAGCCCGACCATTCGCCGCAGTCACCACAAAATCGAATATTGTGTGCCCTTTGTAGATGCCCTCCTCTTGTTGCCGTTGACCTATTATTTCGGCTTGATCACTGGATCAATTGTCCTACCACGCGATAGCCACATACTGACGCCTTATTGTCCTAGCTCACCGAGGTTAGTCTGACACGATTGGTTTTACAGATGCACTTTTTCATTGATTGATGTAGCGCAGGAGGAGATTACTGAAATAGGATTGATAGATGTTCAAGGATATGCTCAACCCGGAACTGGGATGTAGTATCCGTATGGGAGCCTGTAGTTCACTTCTTCATAAGTTCAAACGCATAGCATTTAGTCAAATAAGGTAATGAGGCAGTAATACTTAAGTTGCCATAGTTTTAAAACAGTGTCCAAAAAACAGGCATTGGGTTGGATAGGACTAGGTGTATGGATCTGTCGGTAAATGAACTAGCGTTAGAAACCTTTTGTTTCTTCGCTTACATGCATTAGATGCCCTGCAATTAAAGCCACTGTGTTTTATCACTACAAGATCTACTTAGCCTCCCTGTTCACACAACTACCGTACCTAAGTACATACGGAGAACTACAAGAACCAGCGGTGTTTGGCGTTATATGTTCTTCATAGGGATTCTTGCTGCCCAGAAGGACGACGCTTTATGCTTGTTATCGACGGATGCAGTTGGTGGAGGCATCTAACCTCTTCCTAAAGTTCAGTTTAGTTGACACTTGACAAGCCGTGTACCTGCATCAGTGGGTCGATCCGATACAGCCTAAAAGTTGGGATTTCTGGTTTTGGTTGGCGCATAGAAATATCTTGCGTCTGTGCTTGAATCCGACAAGGACACGGAAGAATATACTGGGATTCGGTCCTGATCATCAAGCTTGTATCCGAAAATGCAAGCAATAAGGCCGCACGTACAGAGTACTCCGCACCAGGAGCCAGGTAATTAAGACACAAAGACACAGACTTAATACATTGGAGTCTAAGCCCAAAGCCATATGCCTGTGGCGTTAGATTGGCGGGACTGTCTCCACCTCATGATACCCCCGCTCATAAGGATAAGGACCATGCGACCAGGACCTAAGACCTAGGATCCAAGACCCAGGACCGCTGCTGGGCTGGAGCTTCGTCGACTGTGTTGTAAGACATAGTCGATGTTCAATGGTATAGGAAGAGAGTAGGTGGGTGATACACAGGCTCCTTTTCTTATTCAGGCAACTGAATGCGGCTTTAAATTGACAAATAATCACCGTCTCTTATAAACGGAGTCAAGTCCTCATGCAGAATTGGCTTCCCCCTAATGCCCCTTACCCCGTCCAGTCAGATTGTCTTGGACCCTGCACCATCGCTAGCGCTGCAGAAAGTTGGCGAATCAGTTTTAAGGGTCCGCATCCGGGATTGTCTCAGAACAAATGCGCCGATGGATTGCGAATCCTGACGTCTTTCAAATGATATGGTAGATGTCATGGTAGTTGAAACGAGGGGGGAAAGTAAAAAGAAGCCTTAGCATGCTGTCTGGCCGAAAGCTTGGCATCGGATCGTATGAAATTCGTAAACACCTACAGGTCACAGTGTGTCTGGGCTAGGCTTGTGTATCCTAGTGTTTGAAGCGATCCAATATGATACCTATGTCTCGGGCATATCATCGACAGGCGTACTGCAGGTCAGGTAATATGGATCATGCCCGGCGTCTATACGTAGCAATCAGTCCGACTGGGCATTAAGACTTGGTTGCCCATGTATAAGGGTTGGAGTCGGTACTACCTTGGTTGGTAATCTTTTGGGCACAATTCCGTTGTCTAAGCTCTATTGAATCCATGCCTTTAATCTCGACCTCCATCAGTGCCGCTTTTGACCTTCCACAACTTAATTAACATAGCCAATCAGGTGCCTTATCTTACTCGAAACGAGCCTGGGCTACCCCTGGTAAATAATTCCCCCAAAAGCGCCCGACTCTGCAGACGCGCATCAATCCTGtttccatctcatctcaaggCTACGAATCAACGTAGGGAAAGACCAGGCAAGACACGTCGCCCAGCTCATCTCCCCCTTTGCAAACTAAACGAACGCCTCGACCTTCATTCAGAGACTCGAAGTCTCAAACACTCTCCACTGATCTCTTACACCCACTACTGGCACTGGCGTGCTCTCCACATATGGTGCACGCGCTCTATACCTTAGGTAGGTATCCATCAACCGCATCACTTCCCTCCACTGTACAGATCCCCTTTTCTGCCCCTCAACAGTTATTTGGAAAGGACTGTCGTTGACAGAGGGCATGTGAAGATCAATCAACGTCCGTTCAGTTGACGTCTGCTGATTGTCCGTCTACGAAGTTGTTGCAACCAGCTGCCTTGTGCCGCCCAGCCGCTTGGACACTTTGAACTATCAACCAAGACCGCCCACTATCGTACGCCCATCCACCTTCCGTCTCGATCGTTCCCGTTTCCTCCACTCCGATCCATTGTCATTTGTTCTCGACTTCATTTAAAGTCACCCATTTAGTTTTTGCTCCCCATCCTTCCATCTTAGGCTCCCCCCGCTGCTTCCACGTGCTCCGCACCCTCCTTCTCGCGCCGCCCGCTCATACCCTAACCTTCTGGGTTGCCGTCTCTTGGCCGCGactcttttccttttcatGATCAATCCCTCAGAGGATGAACAACGAGCAGCCTCGCCGTACCAGTTTCGGCATGTTACTCCGACGCAGCAAAAGTGGCGATCTAGGCAAAGGTGGTCGTAAGGCGCAGGCCCTTAGGGAGGCTGAGCTTGAACGACAGCGCCAGGCCTCGACGCGCATTGCTCCTAAGCTGCCCGAATTTGCCAACCATTCTGAACAATTATCAAAATCCTTTGGCCCCGAGTTGCGCCCCGAATCACCAGCCAACGTTCCTCGATCAGCAGATTACACTGCTATTCGGCCTTCAGCAGAATACCCTCGGGGATATGGCGCTGCTGCGCATGCTGCCGTCCCTGTTCCGCCGTTGCCCAACGGTGGTTTTGATCCATATGCCAGAACAGAAAGCATGACGAACCGTGGCCGCTACAGCTATGCTAGTAGTGCTATTAGCACGGTCAACAGTCCTCGTCGTGTTCGCAGACGAAAGGACCCGACGCCCTTGAAGTGAGTTTCTAGTCAATGTAATCCATTTGTTTATTAGTCGTGTGCTAACACCAAAACCAGCATTCTAGTCATTGGTACTCGTAACTCTGGAAAAACATCCTTTCTCGAGTTTCTCAAAACAGCGCTCGCTCTTCCACCTAAGAAACGAGCCAAGaagggtgatgatgaagtgcCACAGAATCGCAACACTCCCTCTGGAAATTTTATTCCACACTACCTTGAAACCGAGATTGACGGGGAGCGTGTTGGCCTCACCATCTGGGACTCAGAAGGCCTGGAGAAGAATGTAGTCGACCTTCAACTTAGGGAAATGTCCGCATTTCTTGAAAGCAAGTTTGAGGAAACCTTTGCAGAGGAAATGAAGGTTGTACGCTCCCCTGGTGTACAAGACACCCACATCCATGCGActttccttgtccttgatccTTCTCGATTGGATCGCAACATTGCATCAGCGAGGAACCCAGCTATCAATGGTCAGCAAAACGGACACCTTGGTGCGCGTGTGCTGGGGAGCCTGGATGAAGACCTTGATTTGCAGGTTCTGCGTACGCTCCAGGGCAAGACTACTGTGATTCCGGTCATTGCCAAGGCCGATACCATTACCACCAAGCATATGAATGTTCTCAAACGAAG
This genomic interval carries:
- a CDS encoding ABC1 family-domain-containing protein is translated as MLRNAMQGHSARATMRCRHRTLAPSLRRLQSGGPFQAMRPPSPEELGAPRRAKEYRRGRRWARRLLLTCVLGGTIYLGDRQIYASGFGRSLHTFGTGLLVAFDYKLNFRPQPITGGTVQDLHNRNAERLFNLLRSNGGLYLKIGQAIAMQSAVLPPEFQKMFSRMFDDAPQDDWSDIEAVIRQDFGKSVEEVFGVSFTGKEGLGLMERKARASASVAQVHWARLADGREVAIKIQKREIAKQISWDLWAFKTVAWIYSKWFDLPLYKLVPFITERLELETDFVNEAKNSEKMRELVNAEKALKGRVYIPTVYPEFTTKRVLVTEWIEGVRLWDKKAITSRWLGGHGNGSPGAGRPLPQIDLEAARIELRTRPFQENLKPERQELWRGRRGRGGLGLSTREVMTTMVDLFSAQIFKWGVVHCDPHPGNIFIRRLPNGRAELVLIDHGLYVYMSSKFRNEYATFWKALMTFDNKTISQVTEAWGIKAADLFASATLLRPYEGGDKRTHNGIMKELEGNTPAERHYAMQKRMKQGIREILTDEDKWPQELIFIGRNMRIVQGNNQYLGSPVNRVKMMGEWASRSLFEDPQLPLSQRLQNRWRHIIFKTVMVASDVAFYVFKLRQWLGLGGGMEDEMEKRMKDVAQDFGIELQHDVFEG